The following proteins are encoded in a genomic region of Micromonospora olivasterospora:
- a CDS encoding DHH family phosphoesterase, with translation MTDRTARPDGSGAVTAGAPGETDWAAAVAAVRALPPDARIQLICHVNPDGDALGSMLGFGLGLRQLGVRRLRATFPGPPEVPEPFRDLPGLDLLVPEEEAYPAPELVVCFDAASESRLGALVDRLETAGCALVLDHHASNTMFGGINLVDPRAAATSVVAEELLTRLGVSLDAAIAECLYVALTTDTGSFRFEATTPAVHELAARLLATGIRPGDISRRVFDTRPFGAVRLFGEALGRARLEPEAAGGRGLVWTYATLDDLARHGQRPYVLEALIDSVRCTAEADVSCVVKQVRPGEWAVSMRSKGAVDVSRVAVALGGGGHRFAAGFTGRGTADEVVAGIRAELDKALIGA, from the coding sequence GTGACCGACCGTACGGCCCGGCCGGACGGCTCCGGGGCAGTGACGGCCGGCGCCCCGGGCGAGACCGACTGGGCGGCTGCCGTCGCGGCGGTCCGCGCCCTGCCGCCCGACGCCCGGATCCAGCTGATCTGCCACGTCAACCCCGACGGGGACGCGCTGGGCAGCATGCTCGGCTTCGGGCTGGGCCTGCGCCAACTCGGCGTTCGCCGGTTGCGGGCGACGTTCCCCGGCCCGCCCGAGGTGCCCGAGCCGTTCCGCGACCTGCCCGGGCTCGACCTGCTGGTGCCCGAGGAGGAGGCGTACCCGGCCCCCGAGCTGGTGGTCTGCTTCGACGCGGCGAGTGAGTCGCGGCTCGGCGCGCTGGTCGACCGGCTGGAGACCGCCGGGTGCGCCCTGGTGCTGGATCACCACGCCTCGAACACCATGTTCGGCGGGATCAACCTCGTCGACCCTCGGGCCGCGGCGACCTCGGTCGTCGCCGAGGAGTTGCTGACCCGCCTCGGGGTGAGCCTGGACGCGGCGATCGCGGAGTGCCTCTACGTCGCCCTGACCACCGACACCGGGTCGTTCCGGTTCGAGGCGACCACCCCGGCGGTGCACGAGCTGGCGGCCCGGCTGCTGGCCACCGGCATCCGGCCCGGCGACATCTCCCGGCGGGTCTTCGACACGCGCCCGTTCGGCGCGGTGCGGCTGTTCGGCGAGGCGCTCGGGCGAGCGCGGCTGGAGCCGGAGGCGGCCGGCGGCCGCGGGCTGGTGTGGACGTACGCCACGCTCGACGACCTGGCGCGGCACGGCCAGCGCCCGTACGTGCTGGAGGCCCTGATCGACTCGGTGCGCTGCACCGCCGAGGCGGACGTGAGCTGCGTGGTGAAGCAGGTGCGCCCGGGGGAGTGGGCGGTCTCGATGCGCAGCAAGGGCGCGGTGGACGTGAGCCGGGTGGCCGTCGCCCTCGGCGGTGGTGGCCACCGCTTCGCGGCCGGGTTCACCGGCCGGGGCACCGCCGACGAGGTGGTGGCGGGCATCCGGGCCGAGCTGGACAAGGCGCTGATCGGGGCGTAG
- a CDS encoding DUF6186 family protein encodes MRALAVTGFLTALALFAAVEWAARREGSRVPSLADVCAYVMRYEAGPVPVGRIGLFGFWWWLGWHFLAR; translated from the coding sequence ATGCGCGCGCTCGCCGTCACCGGCTTCCTGACCGCGTTGGCGCTCTTCGCCGCCGTCGAGTGGGCGGCCCGCCGGGAGGGTTCCCGGGTGCCGTCCCTGGCCGACGTCTGCGCCTACGTCATGCGGTATGAGGCCGGCCCCGTCCCCGTCGGCCGGATCGGCCTGTTCGGCTTCTGGTGGTGGCTGGGCTGGCACTTCCTCGCCCGCTGA
- a CDS encoding AAA family ATPase, protein MQRVLIVGSAGAGKSTLAREVARQLGLPVVHLDRHYWRPGWTVPDETRWRETVAALAAAPAWVLDGNYGSTLDLRLPRAELLVLVDLPWPLCLARVVRRRWDPRAAGRADLPAGCPERLDLDFLGYVRRYPRVSRPRVFAARAAHAPELPLVRLRSRAEVRRWLVRLPTF, encoded by the coding sequence GTGCAACGCGTCCTGATCGTCGGCAGCGCGGGCGCTGGCAAGAGCACCCTCGCCCGCGAGGTCGCCCGCCAGCTCGGTCTCCCGGTGGTGCACCTGGACCGACACTACTGGCGGCCCGGCTGGACCGTACCCGACGAGACGCGCTGGCGGGAGACCGTGGCGGCGCTCGCCGCCGCTCCCGCCTGGGTGCTGGACGGCAACTACGGCAGCACCCTCGACCTGCGGCTGCCCCGCGCCGAACTGCTCGTCCTGGTGGACCTGCCCTGGCCCCTCTGTCTCGCCCGGGTCGTCCGCCGCCGCTGGGATCCGCGCGCGGCGGGCCGGGCGGACCTGCCCGCCGGCTGTCCCGAGCGCCTCGACCTCGACTTCCTCGGCTATGTCCGGCGCTATCCCCGCGTGTCCCGTCCCCGGGTGTTCGCCGCGCGTGCCGCCCACGCGCCGGAACTGCCGCTGGTTCGGCTGCGCAGCCGCGCCGAGGTCCGCCGGTGGCTGGTCCGCCTGCCCACCTTCTGA